One region of Methanococcus voltae genomic DNA includes:
- a CDS encoding nucleotidyltransferase → MISDDQLKTWSNTGALEKSERTYSHIQNIITNNYDKSELDNKKLDIFLQGSYANHTNIRENSDIDVVVMLKDVWHADISKLSYFDKEVYNNNTGQSSIGAVDLKNTLKTIFLNKSIPIKEGNKCLKLTLPDHYLNVDIVPCIEYRVYKKCSKDYPHNPNNFIEGICITDLSGNKVINYPKLHKQNGGEKNQDVIGKNYKQIVRIFKNVNYKILEPQNQNVPSYFIECLLSNVPDSNFKSDLTTTFYNCITWLHDLDSKDISNLKSQNGITQLIGNSYKDSTVWDAEDCKNFINNIYNQVTKKV, encoded by the coding sequence ATGATCTCAGATGATCAATTAAAAACGTGGAGTAATACTGGTGCATTAGAAAAATCTGAACGTACGTATAGCCATATCCAAAATATTATAACTAATAATTACGATAAATCAGAACTAGATAATAAGAAACTTGATATATTTTTACAAGGTTCTTATGCTAATCACACTAATATTCGTGAAAATAGCGATATTGATGTAGTAGTGATGCTAAAAGACGTATGGCATGCAGATATATCTAAATTATCATATTTCGATAAAGAAGTATATAATAACAATACTGGTCAATCCTCAATAGGAGCTGTTGATTTAAAAAATACATTAAAAACTATTTTTTTGAATAAAAGTATACCTATAAAAGAAGGAAATAAATGCTTAAAACTAACTTTACCAGATCATTATCTAAATGTAGATATCGTACCGTGTATAGAATATAGAGTATATAAAAAATGTTCTAAAGATTATCCCCATAACCCAAATAATTTTATTGAAGGTATTTGTATTACGGACCTTAGTGGCAATAAGGTTATTAATTATCCTAAACTACATAAACAAAACGGTGGGGAGAAAAATCAAGATGTTATTGGGAAAAATTATAAACAAATAGTTAGGATTTTCAAAAATGTAAATTATAAAATATTGGAACCTCAAAATCAAAATGTACCTTCATATTTTATAGAATGTTTATTATCTAATGTCCCAGATTCTAACTTTAAGAGTGATTTAACAACTACATTCTACAATTGTATTACTTGGTTACATGATTTAGATTCTAAAGATATTAGTAATTTAAAAAGTCAAAATGGAATTACTCAATTAATTGGTAATAGTTATAAAGATTCTACAGTTTGGGATGCTGAAGACTGTAAAAACTTTATAAATAATATTTATAACCAAGTTACAAAAAAGGTGTAA